The Glycine soja cultivar W05 chromosome 8, ASM419377v2, whole genome shotgun sequence genome has a window encoding:
- the LOC114421439 gene encoding mitogen-activated protein kinase kinase kinase 1-like, with protein MDWRRWTKNKKNHHHPPPQLQPRLERLNAKKGINYQSPPSPPSPSSSSSHLDRQTSFRLFGFDGEFDRIFQTLGLSGPEDFSIPTADWEAHKARLSGPTTIPPPHTLPPTSQIQDDDVSVPAAVSSSSPWSSGEHYVGRGSVGRLNLRHGERSVLFTDSDSFTTSHDDDSDVGGERERAGLASNSAAADELVIPFNSSNEWFRQTFASWQKGDVLGNGSFGTVYEGFNDDGFFFAVKEVSLLDEGGQGKQSFFQLQQEISLLSKFEHKNIVRYYGSNKDKSKLYIFLELMSKGSLASLYQKYRLNDSQVSAYTRQILCGLKYLHDHNVVHRDIKCANILVNVRGQVKLADFGLAKATKFNDIKSSKGSPYWMAPEVVNLKNQGGYGLAADIWSLGCTVLEMLTRQPPYSDLEGMQALFRIGRGEPPPIPEYLSKDARDFILECLQVNPNDRPTAAQLFYHSFLRRTVLSP; from the exons ATGGACTGGAGGCGCTGGACTAAGAATAAGAAGAACCACCACCACCCTCCGCCGCAGCTGCAACCGCGCTTGGAGCGCCTCAACGCCAAAAAAGGCATCAATTACCAATCACCACCTTCTCCTCCttccccttcttcttcttcttctcacttGGATCGCCAAACCAGCTTCCGCCTCTTCGGCTTCGACGGCGAATTCGACCGCATCTTCCAGACCCTGGGCCTCTCCGGCCCAGAAGACTTCTCCATCCCCACCGCTGACTGGGAAGCCCACAAGGCCCGCTTATCTGGGCCCACCACCATTCCTCCCCCTCACACGCTTCCTCCCACTTCCCAGATTCAAGACGATGACGTTTCGGTTCCCGCTGCGGTTTCTTCTTCCTCCCCTTGGTCTTCCGGGGAGCACTACGTGGGCAGGGGCAGTGTCGGTAGATTGAATTTGAGACACGGCGAAAGGAGCGTGCTTTTCACCGATTCCGATTCCTTCACTACTTCACACGACGATGACAGTGATGTTGgtggagagagggagagagcgGGTCTCGCTTCTAATTCTGCAGCCGCTGATGAGTTGGTTATTCCGTTTAACTCATCCAACGAGTGGTTTAGACAGACTTTCGCTTCGTGGCAGAAAGGTGACGTCTTGGGAAATGGGTCCTTCGGAACTGTCTATGAAGGCTTCAAtga tGATGGATTCTTTTTTGCGGTAAAGGAGGTGTCTTTGCTGGATGAAGGTGGCCAGGGAAAACAGAGCTTTTTTCAACTTCAGCAG GAAATATCTCTTTTGAGTAAGTTTGAGCATAAAAACATAGTTCGATATTATGGCTCAAACAAG gacaaaagtaaattatatatattccttGAGCTTATGTCAAAAGGGTCATTGGCAAGTCTCTATCAAAAGTATCGGTTAAACGATTCTCAAGTTTCTGCATACACAAGGCAGATTTTATGTGGCTTGAAGTATCTTCATGATCATAATGTGGTCCACAG GGACATCAAGTGTGCTAATATACTGGTTAATGTAAGGGGGCAAGTCAAGCTTGCAGATTTTGGGTTGGCAAAG GcaacaaaatttaatgatattaaatcAAGCAAAGGCTCTCCATATTGGATGGCCCCAGAG GTTGTTAACTTAAAGAATCAAGGTGGTTATGGGCTAGCAGCTGATATATGGAGCTTAGGGTGTACAGTTTTGGAGATGTTGACAAGACAGCCTCCCTATTCTGATTTGGAAGGA ATGCAAGCATTATTTCGGATTGGCCGGGGTGAACCTCCACCTATTCCTGAATATTTATCTAAGGATGCCCGGGATTTCATCCTTGAATGCTTACAAGTTAACCCAAACGATCGTCCAACTGCAGCTCAGCTATTTTATCATTCTTTTCTAAGGAGAACAGTTCTATCTCCCTGA